From Thermococcus sp., one genomic window encodes:
- a CDS encoding pyridoxal phosphate-dependent aminotransferase, producing MKYKKRKYFLAGRINLIQRSKIRELFEKAKKMDDVISLGIGEPDFDTPQVIKEAAKRAIDEGYTHYTPNAGIPEFREAIAEYYKTHYKVDVSPGDIIVTAGAYEATYLAFQTLLEQDDDVIIPDPAFVCYVEDAKIAEAGIIRIPLREENDFQIDPDELVEAITKRTRMLVLNYPNNPTGAILKKRTVKAIADIAEDYNLYILSDEPYEHFLYEGAKHYPMIKYAPDNTILANSFSKTFAMTGWRLGFTIAPTQVIRDMIKLHAYVIGNVTSFIQIAGITALRDKRSWEAVERMRQTYAERRRLVLKHLHRMPHITPFKPKGAFYIWAKIDPSLDMSSEDFAGWLLENARVVVIPGTAFGKAGEGWIRISYATKKSQLIEAMQRMNEALSKL from the coding sequence ATGAAGTATAAAAAGCGCAAGTATTTCCTTGCTGGCAGGATAAACCTCATTCAGCGCTCAAAAATCAGGGAGCTTTTTGAGAAGGCAAAGAAGATGGACGATGTCATATCCCTAGGCATCGGCGAACCAGACTTTGACACCCCCCAAGTCATCAAGGAGGCCGCGAAAAGGGCGATAGATGAGGGGTACACCCACTACACACCCAACGCGGGCATTCCCGAGTTCCGCGAGGCCATCGCCGAATACTATAAAACCCACTACAAGGTTGACGTTTCTCCCGGGGATATAATAGTCACGGCAGGCGCTTACGAGGCGACTTACCTGGCGTTCCAGACCCTCCTTGAGCAGGATGATGACGTCATAATCCCCGATCCCGCTTTCGTGTGCTACGTTGAGGATGCCAAGATAGCCGAGGCGGGAATCATCAGGATACCCCTCAGGGAGGAGAACGATTTTCAAATTGACCCCGATGAGCTCGTCGAGGCCATAACCAAGCGCACCAGGATGCTGGTTCTCAACTATCCCAACAACCCCACCGGTGCGATTCTCAAAAAGAGGACTGTCAAGGCGATTGCAGACATAGCCGAGGACTACAACCTGTACATACTCAGCGATGAGCCCTACGAGCACTTCCTCTACGAGGGAGCCAAGCACTATCCGATGATAAAGTACGCCCCGGACAACACGATCCTGGCGAACAGCTTCTCCAAGACCTTCGCCATGACCGGATGGCGCCTCGGCTTCACCATAGCCCCAACGCAGGTCATCAGGGACATGATAAAGCTCCACGCCTACGTCATCGGTAACGTCACCTCTTTCATCCAGATAGCGGGAATCACCGCCCTCCGGGACAAGCGCAGCTGGGAAGCGGTTGAGAGGATGCGTCAGACCTACGCCGAAAGGAGAAGACTGGTTCTCAAGCACCTCCACAGGATGCCCCACATAACTCCGTTCAAGCCAAAGGGAGCGTTCTACATCTGGGCAAAGATCGACCCCAGCCTGGATATGAGCAGTGAGGACTTCGCGGGATGGCTGCTGGAAAACGCCCGCGTCGTCGTCATCCCTGGAACGGCTTTTGGAAAGGCCGGCGAGGGCTGGATAAGAATAAGCTACGCCACCAAGAAGAGCCAGCTCATCGAGGCAATGCAGAGAATGAACGAGGCACTATCAAAGCTCTGA
- a CDS encoding DUF2178 domain-containing protein, whose translation MNELALVSLVALIGGGFLGYFMTRIVVENTGVPLDERGLEISKLAAMRTLELVLLVAVLSLYYSWLVLRDERCTNLASLIFATIFFGNLAFRAYYSRKM comes from the coding sequence ATGAACGAGCTCGCCTTGGTATCACTGGTGGCCCTCATCGGCGGGGGGTTTTTAGGGTACTTCATGACGCGGATAGTGGTGGAAAACACAGGAGTTCCCTTGGACGAAAGGGGGCTTGAGATTTCCAAGCTCGCCGCCATGAGAACGCTGGAGCTGGTACTACTCGTGGCGGTTCTCTCGCTGTACTACTCGTGGCTGGTTCTCAGGGACGAAAGGTGCACGAACCTTGCAAGCCTAATCTTCGCCACAATATTCTTTGGAAACCTTGCCTTCAGGGCCTACTACTCAAGGAAAATGTGA
- the cgi121 gene encoding KEOPS complex subunit Cgi121 — protein MREITEKLHITKVDVKDAESLVPKLGGDIQIVSAECWEAVAFAALMALRSFERNTNHARTLGGELLIRLAGTLQIKDAITRNGIKNGENYLVVFGTRERAREVLRELNLNELPMTDCDEEKVKTFFEKAALVEVL, from the coding sequence ATGAGAGAGATAACGGAAAAACTCCACATCACGAAAGTCGATGTGAAAGATGCCGAGAGCCTTGTCCCAAAGCTTGGAGGAGACATCCAGATAGTCAGTGCCGAATGCTGGGAGGCAGTGGCATTTGCAGCTCTGATGGCGCTCCGCTCATTTGAGAGGAATACAAACCACGCCAGAACCCTTGGCGGAGAACTGCTCATCCGTCTGGCTGGAACACTTCAGATAAAAGATGCCATAACTCGAAACGGTATAAAAAACGGTGAGAACTATCTGGTGGTCTTTGGAACCCGCGAGAGGGCCCGTGAAGTGCTAAGGGAACTCAACCTCAACGAGCTTCCAATGACCGACTGTGACGAGGAAAAAGTGAAAACTTTTTTTGAAAAAGCGGCACTCGTTGAAGTTTTGTAG
- a CDS encoding ParA family protein, which translates to MAVVISVANQKGGVGKTTLTMNLGHALATMGKRVLLVDIDPQFNLTFGLIGMDVLQYGDSNVGTLMTRESDIEDTIVEVRENLHLIPSHLNLSAREIEIINAYNRERRLEKALTPILPDYDYVLIDNPPSMGIFLVNSLTASDYVLIPLELSYFGVIGMQLMFNLMRMIREETNENLKLLGLVPNKFTRQTKVPKMRLKELKATYPDAPILTTIPKAIALEKAQSQGMSIFEFDGDGRASKALLKLAREVVEIVEG; encoded by the coding sequence GTGGCCGTCGTGATCAGCGTAGCCAATCAGAAGGGCGGGGTTGGGAAGACCACTCTGACCATGAACCTCGGTCATGCCCTTGCCACCATGGGCAAGAGGGTTCTTCTCGTTGACATAGACCCCCAGTTCAACCTTACCTTTGGACTGATAGGTATGGATGTCCTCCAGTACGGGGACAGCAACGTGGGGACTCTGATGACCCGGGAGAGCGATATCGAGGACACCATCGTCGAGGTGAGGGAGAACCTTCACTTAATTCCAAGCCATCTCAATCTCTCCGCCAGGGAGATAGAGATCATCAACGCCTACAACCGCGAAAGACGCCTTGAGAAGGCTCTCACCCCGATACTGCCTGACTACGACTACGTCCTCATAGACAACCCGCCCAGCATGGGGATATTTCTTGTGAACTCGCTCACCGCTTCGGACTACGTGCTCATCCCGCTCGAACTCAGCTACTTCGGCGTCATAGGGATGCAGCTCATGTTCAACCTCATGCGCATGATCCGCGAGGAGACCAACGAGAACCTCAAGCTACTCGGCCTCGTCCCCAACAAGTTCACCCGCCAGACGAAAGTGCCGAAGATGCGCCTCAAGGAGCTCAAGGCAACCTATCCGGACGCCCCAATTCTGACGACCATCCCGAAGGCAATAGCCCTCGAAAAGGCCCAGAGCCAGGGGATGAGCATATTTGAATTCGACGGAGATGGTAGGGCCTCCAAGGCTCTTCTAAAACTCGCGAGAGAGGTGGTTGAGATTGTCGAAGGATAA
- the ftsZ gene encoding cell division protein FtsZ, with product MVFKLLEQAGIKLDLDDEPRTAKFDGFSDENLVDLIRIVIVGVGGSGNNTITRLYELGVQGAELIAMNTDAQHLARTKAHRKLLLGKEITQGKGSGGNPEIGYRAAEASAHEIAETIGDADLVFITAGMGNGTGTGAAPVVAKVIKERARHNGRFREPLVVSVVTYPFKNEGKIRIEKAKAGIKALMYYSDTVIIIENDKLLKLVPKLPINAAFRFADEIIARMVKGITETIKLPSMVNIDFADVYSVMHNGGAALIGIGESDSSNRAVDAVKNALENKMLEVEYGSGDRALVHFTVGPDVSLGEINDAMNIVYEKLGEKSEIKWGARIDEDMGKVVRAMVIMTGVKSPHILGGEHALRVGSSFKENIITPEPVKPFKSADNGFDKIFTTIAKKEKKELPPYARRVLDDFIDIT from the coding sequence ATGGTATTTAAACTCCTGGAACAGGCCGGAATAAAACTTGATTTGGACGACGAGCCCAGAACCGCGAAGTTCGACGGATTCTCCGACGAAAACCTTGTGGACTTGATACGGATCGTCATAGTCGGCGTCGGCGGTTCTGGAAACAACACCATAACCAGGCTCTACGAGCTTGGTGTTCAGGGTGCGGAGCTCATAGCCATGAACACCGATGCCCAGCACCTTGCCAGGACAAAGGCACATAGGAAGCTTCTCCTCGGCAAGGAGATAACGCAGGGCAAGGGCTCCGGTGGAAACCCTGAGATAGGCTACCGCGCCGCCGAGGCGAGCGCCCACGAGATTGCCGAGACCATTGGTGACGCTGATCTTGTGTTTATAACCGCTGGTATGGGTAACGGCACCGGTACGGGCGCTGCTCCCGTTGTTGCCAAGGTCATAAAGGAGCGTGCCAGGCACAACGGAAGGTTTAGGGAACCGCTCGTCGTCAGCGTTGTGACCTACCCGTTCAAGAACGAGGGCAAGATAAGGATTGAGAAGGCCAAAGCTGGTATAAAGGCCCTCATGTACTACTCTGACACCGTCATCATAATCGAGAACGACAAGCTCCTCAAGCTCGTTCCGAAGCTGCCCATCAACGCGGCCTTCCGCTTCGCCGACGAGATCATCGCCAGGATGGTCAAGGGCATCACCGAGACCATAAAGCTCCCGTCCATGGTCAACATCGACTTCGCCGACGTCTACAGCGTCATGCACAACGGTGGTGCGGCACTCATCGGAATCGGCGAGAGCGACTCCAGCAACAGGGCGGTTGATGCCGTCAAGAACGCCCTCGAAAACAAGATGCTTGAGGTCGAGTACGGCAGCGGCGACAGGGCGCTGGTACACTTCACCGTCGGGCCCGATGTGAGCCTGGGAGAGATAAACGACGCAATGAACATAGTCTACGAGAAGCTCGGCGAGAAGAGCGAAATCAAGTGGGGAGCGAGGATAGACGAGGACATGGGCAAGGTTGTCAGGGCAATGGTCATCATGACCGGCGTTAAAAGCCCGCACATTCTCGGTGGGGAGCACGCCCTCCGCGTTGGCTCCTCCTTCAAGGAGAACATCATAACCCCTGAACCTGTTAAGCCCTTCAAGTCGGCGGACAACGGCTTCGACAAGATATTCACGACGATCGCTAAGAAGGAGAAGAAGGAGCTTCCGCCCTACGCGAGAAGGGTTCTTGACGACTTCATAGACATAACCTGA
- a CDS encoding ribbon-helix-helix domain-containing protein, which produces MSKMRIISVQLPQGLINAMDQLVKKGVYPSRSEIIREAIRELLKKELYQLETEERSTPDYILK; this is translated from the coding sequence ATGAGCAAAATGCGTATCATCAGTGTACAGCTCCCCCAGGGCTTGATTAACGCCATGGATCAGCTGGTTAAGAAGGGTGTTTACCCCAGCAGGAGCGAAATCATCAGGGAAGCCATTCGCGAGCTTTTGAAGAAGGAGCTTTATCAGCTGGAGACTGAGGAACGCTCAACGCCTGACTACATCCTGAAATAA
- a CDS encoding ABC transporter ATP-binding protein, translating to MPMVEVLNLEKDYGKVKALKGISFSISEGEIFGLIGPNGAGKSTTLKILATLLKPTGGSAKIAGHDVVKEADRVRELISYLPEEAGAYKNLTGYEYLQFMARLYAKDKEKAKRMLELGVELSGLGDRLGDKVSTYSKGMTRKLLIARALMVKPRLAILDEPASGLDIVNAYTIRQMIRRFARSEGVTFLISSHNMLEVEYLCHRVALINKGEIIEVGTPKELKEKYDAENLEEVFMRAVGANIGEPIGGEGA from the coding sequence ATGCCCATGGTTGAAGTTCTGAACCTGGAAAAAGACTACGGAAAGGTAAAGGCCCTCAAAGGGATAAGCTTCTCCATCAGCGAGGGTGAAATATTCGGGCTTATCGGTCCCAACGGCGCAGGAAAGAGCACCACCCTGAAGATTCTTGCAACGCTCCTCAAGCCTACAGGCGGGAGCGCAAAGATAGCTGGCCACGACGTCGTTAAGGAAGCCGACAGAGTCAGGGAGCTCATAAGCTACCTGCCGGAAGAGGCCGGTGCTTATAAGAACCTAACGGGCTACGAATACCTCCAGTTCATGGCGCGGCTCTACGCCAAGGACAAGGAGAAGGCGAAGAGGATGCTTGAGCTGGGTGTCGAACTGAGCGGCCTTGGGGACAGGCTGGGCGACAAGGTATCGACGTACTCCAAGGGGATGACAAGAAAGCTCCTAATAGCGAGGGCGCTGATGGTAAAACCCAGGCTCGCGATACTGGACGAACCCGCCAGCGGGCTGGACATAGTCAACGCCTACACAATAAGGCAGATGATAAGGCGCTTCGCGAGGAGCGAGGGTGTTACTTTCCTCATATCGAGCCACAATATGCTCGAAGTCGAGTACCTCTGCCACAGGGTGGCCCTGATAAACAAGGGCGAAATCATCGAGGTGGGAACTCCAAAGGAGCTCAAGGAGAAGTACGACGCAGAGAACCTGGAGGAGGTCTTCATGAGGGCGGTGGGGGCCAACATCGGCGAGCCGATAGGGGGTGAGGGAGCTTGA
- a CDS encoding ZIP family metal transporter, producing MLENFVTDLAGWIMVISNGEIMWVAFYAGLFVALMTSLGAMVAIFSKSLPEGGVDFALSFAAGVMIVASFTSLILPAIESTGSFAPAGIGIALGVLLIYAIDRFLPHEHLVRGYEGPKSMKDKLRKVWLLVIAVIIHNLPEGLAVGTSLVYNLEVGLVTTLAIGIQDFPEGTVVSLPLATIQKKRLQPIAMGVLSGFAEMAMVLLGAYFFSLFAWLLPYGLGLAGGAMLYVTVKEMIPEIYRGEKSETLITLGFFLGFYVMLFLDSMLG from the coding sequence GTGTTAGAGAACTTCGTTACCGACCTGGCCGGATGGATAATGGTAATCTCAAACGGCGAAATCATGTGGGTTGCCTTCTATGCCGGACTTTTCGTCGCCCTCATGACCTCACTCGGTGCCATGGTGGCAATATTCTCCAAGAGCCTCCCAGAGGGGGGCGTTGACTTCGCCCTCAGCTTTGCCGCTGGAGTCATGATCGTGGCGAGCTTCACCTCCCTCATCCTGCCAGCGATAGAGAGCACCGGCTCATTTGCACCCGCGGGGATCGGAATAGCCCTCGGTGTGCTGCTCATCTATGCCATAGACCGCTTTCTCCCGCACGAACATCTAGTCCGGGGTTACGAGGGCCCGAAATCTATGAAGGACAAGCTGAGAAAGGTCTGGCTCCTCGTCATAGCGGTGATAATCCACAACCTGCCGGAGGGTCTGGCGGTTGGAACATCCCTGGTTTACAACCTTGAGGTCGGTCTCGTAACCACCCTGGCCATCGGGATTCAGGACTTCCCGGAGGGCACAGTCGTTTCTCTGCCCCTGGCGACGATACAGAAGAAGCGCCTCCAGCCGATAGCGATGGGCGTGCTGAGCGGCTTCGCCGAAATGGCCATGGTGCTCCTCGGGGCGTATTTCTTCAGCCTCTTCGCCTGGCTTTTACCGTATGGCCTCGGCCTGGCGGGCGGAGCGATGCTCTACGTGACCGTGAAGGAGATGATACCCGAGATATACAGGGGAGAGAAGAGCGAGACCCTAATAACCCTTGGATTCTTCCTGGGCTTCTACGTGATGCTCTTCCTGGACTCAATGCTTGGTTAG
- a CDS encoding helix-turn-helix transcriptional regulator, with protein sequence MKNRLRELREERGLTQEELAKALGVTRQTIIAIEKGKYDPSLKLAFRIARFFNRRIEEIFIYEEG encoded by the coding sequence ATGAAGAACCGCCTCCGCGAGCTGAGAGAGGAGAGGGGTCTAACCCAGGAGGAGCTGGCAAAAGCTCTGGGAGTCACGAGGCAGACGATAATAGCCATCGAGAAGGGAAAGTACGACCCGTCTTTAAAACTGGCCTTCAGGATAGCGCGCTTTTTCAACAGGAGGATTGAAGAAATCTTTATCTACGAGGAGGGTTAA
- a CDS encoding dephospho-CoA kinase — protein MIIIVTGMPGSGKSKIVKEFERRGFPSVSMGDVVREETAKRGLELTKENVAKVSIRLRQELGQNAVAKLAVERVKHLLGRSRVVVIDGVRSLDEVGTFRSAFPGEEIVIVAVHTPPHTRFERLKARGRHDDPKTWEDFEERDWKELKFGIGNVIAMADHMIVNDGTKDEYDKRVKELVDRILTKH, from the coding sequence ATGATAATCATCGTGACTGGAATGCCCGGTTCAGGAAAGAGCAAAATCGTTAAGGAGTTCGAGAGGAGGGGTTTTCCGAGCGTTTCTATGGGGGACGTCGTGAGGGAAGAGACGGCAAAGCGCGGTCTTGAGCTGACCAAGGAAAACGTCGCCAAGGTTAGCATCCGTCTGAGACAGGAACTTGGTCAGAACGCGGTTGCAAAGCTGGCGGTCGAGAGGGTGAAGCACCTCCTCGGACGCAGCAGGGTCGTCGTTATAGACGGCGTCCGCTCCCTTGATGAGGTGGGCACTTTCCGGAGCGCCTTTCCCGGTGAGGAGATAGTGATAGTCGCGGTTCACACGCCGCCCCACACCCGCTTCGAGAGGCTTAAGGCCCGCGGAAGGCACGACGACCCGAAGACCTGGGAGGACTTCGAGGAGCGCGACTGGAAGGAGCTGAAGTTCGGCATAGGCAACGTCATAGCGATGGCCGACCACATGATAGTGAACGATGGGACGAAGGACGAGTACGATAAAAGGGTAAAAGAGCTGGTTGACAGGATTCTAACCAAGCATTGA
- a CDS encoding TMEM165/GDT1 family protein: MDGVLAIFFAIFLAELGDKTQLATMAFAAKYGWKVAFIGAILGLAAVNLIGALLGDRLGDMVPLEVVHKFAGALFIVFGVLMISGKL, from the coding sequence ATGGACGGTGTCCTGGCCATCTTCTTTGCCATTTTTCTGGCGGAGCTGGGGGACAAGACCCAGCTTGCCACCATGGCCTTTGCGGCCAAATACGGCTGGAAAGTGGCGTTTATTGGGGCCATTCTTGGCCTCGCAGCGGTGAATCTCATCGGGGCACTACTAGGCGACAGGCTCGGCGATATGGTGCCCCTTGAGGTTGTTCACAAGTTCGCGGGAGCACTTTTCATTGTTTTCGGTGTTCTCATGATATCCGGAAAGCTCTAG
- a CDS encoding DUF2178 domain-containing protein has product MGVERWRLIGYVIPATTASLLAVALWMGNVALAFGVLAAAIAVSFLYADWLKKRGEIISDERTLRIEEMASRRTLQVLVLTLAFVVVALSVISEKNPGLRSAYYLALSLMVLVSILKLYLKHHYARVI; this is encoded by the coding sequence ATGGGTGTGGAAAGGTGGAGGTTAATTGGATACGTGATCCCGGCCACGACCGCGTCCTTGCTGGCCGTAGCACTGTGGATGGGAAACGTTGCGCTGGCTTTTGGAGTTCTGGCGGCGGCAATCGCGGTTTCGTTCCTCTATGCCGATTGGCTCAAAAAACGCGGCGAGATAATAAGCGACGAGAGAACGCTCCGCATCGAGGAGATGGCCTCAAGAAGAACCCTTCAAGTGCTGGTGCTGACGCTAGCATTTGTGGTCGTGGCTCTGTCGGTCATCTCGGAGAAGAACCCAGGTCTGAGGAGTGCCTACTACCTGGCCCTCAGCCTGATGGTTCTCGTCTCGATCCTCAAGCTGTATTTGAAGCACCATTACGCGAGGGTGATCTGA
- a CDS encoding DUF2178 domain-containing protein codes for MKLRYEGLLAGLIAAIVIGLAYSTKSGKAALAVGIFLTGVLMAYALNRYYNFNVEMVEDERTELISAKSTRNAFAVISIALFAEYLWEYSVGNTETAMKLLIPLALGVLALLISQYWYGRVT; via the coding sequence GTGAAGCTCCGCTACGAAGGCCTGCTCGCGGGTTTAATTGCCGCGATTGTTATCGGCCTGGCGTACTCAACCAAATCAGGAAAAGCCGCACTGGCTGTAGGAATCTTCCTCACTGGTGTTCTCATGGCCTATGCTCTGAACCGGTACTACAACTTCAATGTGGAGATGGTGGAGGACGAGAGAACTGAGCTGATAAGCGCCAAGAGCACGAGGAACGCCTTCGCTGTTATCAGCATAGCCCTCTTTGCCGAGTATCTGTGGGAATACTCCGTCGGAAACACTGAGACGGCCATGAAGCTCCTCATTCCGCTCGCACTTGGTGTCCTCGCACTGCTCATCTCCCAGTACTGGTACGGGAGGGTGACCTGA
- a CDS encoding MFS transporter — MDKRWSSVLLDTLVMTAGFGTLTMMAVAKPDVMAHFGIDSAAYEWQHIAYVFGLFIAFLLGHTKIYEGSFKKSVAIALSWAAIAQALIPIAPNWYVVVFLRFIQGFVVTLVPLFSTQIAHFFVAERPFAKGIILSGIFWGGVFGSISAKYAVGAFGWKGGFWVTVIIMYAVLALWWLFTEDFEIVHKTDGSERINVWKMPFTWVLGLTFFPALWIIFTIVGFSASLGYEIGWTKEHVATLSTSLNISKALWSIGMGYVGYLLSRKNPSARGLFKAIVQVMIFSYAVAFVGLLIYGKAMLAGDYTMALASVVLIGALQGTGPAFWTSAPATYPKSIFPKASFALGLISNSANVIAPGLTDALARQSIGLALGELAIMPLLGILTLIVVSRMKLPVEELGDEA, encoded by the coding sequence ATGGACAAACGGTGGAGTTCAGTCCTGCTTGACACGCTGGTCATGACCGCTGGCTTTGGAACCCTGACCATGATGGCCGTCGCAAAGCCCGATGTTATGGCCCATTTTGGAATCGATAGCGCCGCCTACGAGTGGCAGCACATAGCCTATGTCTTCGGTCTCTTCATAGCGTTCCTTCTTGGCCACACCAAAATCTATGAGGGCAGCTTTAAGAAAAGCGTGGCCATAGCACTCAGCTGGGCGGCCATAGCTCAGGCACTCATCCCAATCGCCCCCAACTGGTACGTCGTGGTGTTCCTGAGGTTCATACAGGGTTTTGTCGTCACGCTCGTGCCGCTCTTCAGCACGCAGATAGCGCACTTCTTCGTTGCCGAGAGGCCCTTTGCCAAGGGTATAATCCTCTCGGGCATATTTTGGGGAGGCGTCTTTGGGAGCATAAGCGCCAAGTACGCGGTCGGAGCCTTCGGATGGAAGGGCGGCTTCTGGGTTACAGTCATCATAATGTACGCCGTCCTCGCCCTCTGGTGGCTCTTTACCGAGGACTTCGAGATAGTCCACAAAACCGATGGCAGTGAAAGGATAAACGTCTGGAAGATGCCCTTCACATGGGTGCTCGGTCTTACGTTCTTCCCGGCCCTGTGGATCATATTCACCATTGTGGGCTTCTCGGCGTCCCTGGGCTATGAAATCGGCTGGACAAAGGAGCACGTGGCAACCCTCAGCACCAGCCTCAACATATCAAAGGCACTCTGGAGCATAGGCATGGGATACGTTGGATACCTCCTCTCCAGGAAGAACCCGAGCGCCAGGGGGCTCTTTAAGGCCATCGTCCAGGTCATGATATTCTCCTACGCGGTGGCATTCGTCGGTCTCCTCATCTACGGAAAGGCGATGCTCGCCGGCGACTACACCATGGCCCTTGCCTCAGTCGTCCTCATCGGAGCCCTTCAGGGAACCGGGCCAGCATTCTGGACCAGCGCCCCGGCAACCTATCCCAAGAGCATCTTCCCGAAGGCCAGCTTTGCCCTTGGGCTCATCTCCAACTCGGCCAACGTCATAGCCCCTGGACTCACCGACGCACTGGCAAGGCAGAGCATAGGCCTCGCCCTCGGGGAGCTTGCCATAATGCCGCTCCTTGGAATCCTGACGCTGATCGTCGTATCCAGGATGAAGCTCCCTGTGGAGGAGCTGGGCGATGAGGCCTAA
- a CDS encoding RNA-binding domain-containing protein, translated as MELFEEVEVEAYVYPTEDIEKVKRAMLNLIPGLEFEAFDRGDYIILTGKTRSRKALSRLYELFRGQAILDTARSFLEEGYFGEEIIVKVNKQAAYAGVVNFNEESPLGPITIIIRTKDPGKLMKWLAPRTRDGVPIE; from the coding sequence ATGGAGCTCTTTGAGGAAGTTGAGGTCGAGGCTTATGTTTATCCAACGGAGGACATCGAGAAGGTCAAGAGGGCGATGCTGAATCTGATTCCGGGGCTTGAGTTTGAGGCCTTTGACAGGGGCGATTACATCATCCTGACCGGCAAGACAAGGAGCAGAAAGGCTCTGAGCAGGTTATATGAGCTCTTTAGGGGGCAGGCGATACTCGACACCGCGCGCTCATTCCTGGAGGAGGGCTACTTCGGTGAGGAGATAATCGTGAAGGTGAACAAGCAGGCTGCCTACGCGGGCGTCGTCAACTTCAACGAGGAGAGCCCGCTTGGCCCGATAACGATAATCATCAGAACCAAAGATCCGGGAAAACTCATGAAGTGGCTCGCGCCGAGGACAAGGGACGGCGTGCCGATAGAGTGA
- a CDS encoding ABC transporter permease, which yields MSDFWVMAKKELWNLFRDKKLVFGLVVVPLILLPLMGKAVNIGMEQAQGETQVTIVNFDEGAYGNLLIKALEVAPNVTVTVVNATTLDEAIQQAIQKEQNVLVVIPPDFTARLQANETATVEIYGIFTTISTGIKESVSEGRINAVLGILSDEIARIKVKNLGASNPDAILQPIRTESRSVINNRVVDISPTAVSSVIAAQAFTIPLIVFMMVMITSQMAAGAIASEKENKTLETLLTLPVARTKIVAAKIFGTAMMGLVAAIAYMIGMRYYMSSFGLGSSGVSLEDLGLVVTPTGALIFALVVFLTIIIALSLAMIVATFAEDVQSATTLVSAVILPLAFPAFLLMYTDINDLPALLRYVLLAIPFTHPVIDYRYVLLSNYTPLIMSTVYLAVLAGVILYATAWLFSTERILTAQVSWGRKKKKAAE from the coding sequence TTGAGCGACTTCTGGGTGATGGCCAAAAAGGAGCTGTGGAACCTCTTCAGGGACAAGAAGCTCGTCTTCGGCCTCGTGGTCGTCCCTCTTATCCTGCTTCCCCTCATGGGAAAGGCCGTGAATATAGGCATGGAGCAGGCACAGGGGGAGACGCAGGTCACGATAGTCAACTTCGACGAAGGTGCCTACGGAAACCTGCTGATAAAGGCCCTGGAGGTCGCCCCCAACGTTACGGTAACGGTGGTCAACGCAACGACGCTTGATGAGGCGATCCAGCAGGCCATTCAAAAGGAGCAGAACGTCCTTGTGGTGATTCCTCCAGACTTCACGGCCAGGCTCCAGGCCAATGAAACGGCCACCGTTGAGATATACGGAATCTTCACCACCATAAGCACCGGCATAAAGGAGAGCGTCAGCGAGGGCAGGATAAACGCCGTCCTTGGGATACTCAGTGACGAAATAGCCAGGATAAAGGTGAAGAACCTCGGGGCGAGCAACCCCGACGCCATACTGCAGCCGATACGGACAGAGAGCAGGTCCGTCATAAACAACCGCGTCGTGGACATCTCCCCAACCGCTGTTTCAAGCGTCATAGCGGCGCAGGCGTTCACGATACCCCTCATAGTCTTTATGATGGTCATGATAACCTCCCAGATGGCGGCCGGGGCGATAGCGAGCGAGAAGGAAAACAAGACCCTCGAAACCCTCCTCACCCTCCCCGTGGCGAGGACGAAGATAGTTGCCGCGAAGATCTTCGGAACGGCCATGATGGGCCTCGTTGCGGCTATAGCATACATGATAGGCATGCGCTACTACATGAGTTCCTTCGGTCTGGGTTCCAGCGGGGTGAGCCTTGAAGACCTGGGCCTGGTAGTTACCCCAACGGGGGCACTTATCTTCGCCCTAGTGGTGTTCCTGACGATAATAATTGCCCTCAGCCTGGCAATGATAGTGGCAACCTTCGCCGAGGACGTCCAGAGCGCCACAACGCTTGTCAGCGCGGTGATTCTCCCTCTGGCTTTCCCGGCTTTCCTGCTGATGTACACCGACATCAACGACCTTCCAGCCCTCCTCAGGTACGTCCTGCTTGCCATACCCTTCACGCACCCGGTGATAGACTACCGCTACGTGCTCCTGAGCAACTACACCCCGCTGATCATGAGCACCGTTTACCTGGCGGTGCTGGCGGGTGTCATACTATACGCAACAGCATGGCTTTTCTCCACGGAGAGAATACTCACGGCACAGGTCAGCTGGGGTAGGAAGAAAAAGAAAGCTGCCGAATGA